The following coding sequences lie in one Trichoderma breve strain T069 chromosome 1, whole genome shotgun sequence genomic window:
- a CDS encoding fungal specific transcription factor domain-containing protein, with protein sequence MDSGSQPPSSQPLKRRRITRACDRCHHGSLKCAPGPTPQSCQPCASYGAECKFDRPSKRRGPTARSRTDKVTGQLQRRQSPTCSLVMGTGSPWEYSHVADTLVIEYLADQYHQIVYPILLYFHWPSFYADIVARRYLSDRSFYALTMAVCATASTRLSGELPPRVASLIKIKNNSSLSGMFYTACINALPVLHTDEVEFNFMRAEALLGMLCLEYNNIRGCHAHLHRYLAMCAEIGFNDESQWPPGLTAIEIEERRRLFWQQYHFDVYLATIFGSSIRQRGQTQCQVLYPAEVYDDSDIGETDMHLRGDDHVSFIRGWNFVTDLYRILEHFVQKAHPQSSQQGRRGRLMNKLLSSNTDPDTWNIANILAVSQEMYDSLPVELREARPLTGQIHQDRYGFQAINATITLTTLKMVLARTEDRSVNQLCTMAGGFLDELLTIPTAYIRSTSTAMIHHLAGVGHILGYVITAPLSQWTFIQVRSALLAMAELISSLETAIKSSSEIALKLRNHVARIDTYMTEAVKNSRRNQIIHSAIPSNDPRLLFAQNDSLSEQDTLLQEREFPLGSSDARQDNAFTSESDIGLNRTQNAVFNDPIFEGFNFQLPDELSLEWPFYASQGDPFTFPRNNTRRGPS encoded by the exons ATGGACTCAGGGAGTCAGCCTCCGTCTTCGCAGCCTCTGAAGAGGAGACGCATTACG AGGGCCTGCGATAGATGCCATCACGGGTCTCTTAAG TGTGCACCTGGTCCGACGCCGCAATCTTGTCAACCTTGCGCTTCATATGGCGCTGAATGCAAATTCGATCGACCATCCAAGCGTCGAGGG CCAACTGCTCGCTCTCGGACTGACAAGGTTACCGGCCAActgcagcggcggcaatCACCCACATGCAGCTTGGTAATGGGAACGGGCTCGCCATGGGAATATTCTCACGTTGCCGATACCTTGGTAATAGAATACCTGGCAGATCAATATCACCAGATTGTCTATCCCAT CCTTCTATATTTCCACTGGCCGAGCTTCTACGCAGATATTGTAGCCAGGCGATACCTGTCCGATCGATCCTTCTATGCTTTAACTATGGCGGTTTGCGCGACTGCCTCCACCCGACTATCCGGAGAGTTGCCCCCACGCGTTGCATCGCTTATAAAGATCAAGAATAATTCGTCGTTGTCGGGCATGTTTTACACCGCCTGCATTAATGCTCTTCCGGTCCTGCATACGGACGAGGTTGAGTTCAACTTTATGCGTGCCGAAGCACTGCTGGGCATGTTATGTCTTGAATATAACAATATTCGAGGCTGCCATGCTCACCTTCATAGATATTTGGCCATGTGTGCTGAGATAGGCTTCAATGATGAGAGTCAATGGCCGCCTGGCCTCACCGCCATTGAAATTGAAGAGCGGCGTCGGCTG TTTTGGCAACAATACCACTTTGATGTCTACCTTGCCACGATATTCGGTTCCAGCATCCGCCAGCGCGGCCAGACGCAATGCCAGGTCTTATATCCGGCTGAGGTGTATGACGATAGCGATATTGGGGAGACCGACATGCATCTCCGAGGGGACGATCACGTGTCTTTCATTCGAGGATGGAACTTTGTAACAGATCTGTACCGCATCTTGGAACATTTCGTTCAGAAAGCACATCCGCAATCCTCACAGCAAGGGCGAAGAGGTCGTCTGATGAACAAATTGCTCTCCAGTAATACAGATCCGGATACTTGGAACATTGCCAATATCTTGGCCGTCTCGCAGGAAATGTATGATTCGTTACCTGTTGAGCTTAGGGAAGCTCGCCCTTTGACGGGTCAAATACATCAAGACAGGTACGGCTTTCAAG CAATCAACGCCACGATTACATTAACCACCCTGAAAATGGTCCTTGCCCGGACTGAAGACCGTAGCGTTAATCAGCTGTGCACCATGGCTGGGGGTTTTCTTGATGAGCTTTTAACAATTCCAACGGCGTATATACGCTCGACGTCCACGGCTATG ATTCATCACCTTGCGGGTGTAGGACATATTCTGGGATATGTTATTACTGCACCTTTATCACAGTGGACGTTTATTCAAGTACGATCCGCCCTCTTAGCTATGGCCGAGCTCATAAGCAGCCTTGAAACAGCCATTAAATCGTCGTCAGAGATTGCATTAAAATTAAGGAATCATGTCGCGCGCATTGACACGTACATGACCGAGGCCGTGAAGAACAGCAGGCGAAATCAAATCATACATAGCGCCATTCCTTCAAATGATCCACGTCTGCTCTTTGCGCAAAACGATTCCCTGTCAGAACAAGATACTTTGTTACAG GAACGGGAATTCCCCCTAGGCTCTTCGGATGCCAGACAGGACAATGCTTTCACAAGCGAGTCTGACATTGGACTCAACAGAACACAAAATGCGGTATTTAATGACCCGATTTTTGAAGGGTTCAATTTTCAGCTCCCTGACGAACTATCACTTGAGTGGCCTTTTTATGCTAGCCAAGGCGACCCCTTCACCTTCCCGAGAAATAATACGAGACGAGGACCAAGCTAA
- a CDS encoding aldehyde dehydrogenase family domain-containing protein, whose protein sequence is MSKVSHYNSTNPATGLLVKSFQSASDEEVFSALAKAHDAYIKIWRETPVAKRCEIVGRAAALMRERKQELSEIAVMEMGKTIGAMEVEVDISADILEYYAKNGEEFLKTVPCPGVPGAEVISEPIGVILAIEPWNFPYYQIARVAGPQIVAGNTMLVKPASTVPQCALAFEKLMIDAGAPVGVYTNLLCSVSQINALIDNFLVRGVTLTGSERAGAAVAERAGRNMKKVVLELGGSDPLIVLEDANLKEAIQVAAAGRMICMGQACASIKRYIIIGKERGAEFQEGIVKIFSAMQPGDPMDRSTTLGPLFAESGVRDILAQVEQARAAGATVVHGGKRVDRPGCYMEPTLITNISPENPLYQQETFGPVASLYVVDTEEEAIEIANATTFGLGSSVYSSNIEHAKEVAAKMEAGMVFINSALNAGADVPFGGVKNSGFGRELGELGIGEFLNKKLVRVHQKYL, encoded by the coding sequence ATGTCCAAAGTCTCGCACTACAACAGCACCAACCCTGCTACCGGGCTGCTGGTGAAGAGCTTTCAGAGCGCGTCCGATGAAGAGGTCTTCTCGGCGCTGGCAAAGGCTCACGACGCCTACATCAAAATATGGCGCGAGACTCCTGTTGCCAAGCGATGCGAAATAGTGGGCAGAGCTGCTGCCTTGATGCGCGAGCGTAAGCAAGAATTATCCGAAATTGCCgtcatggagatgggcaagaCCATCGGTGCAATGGAGGTGGAAGTGGACATCTCGGCAGATATTTTGGAATACTACGCCAAGAACGGTGAAGAGTTCCTAAAGACTGTGCCTTGTCCTGGTGTACCCGGTGCCGAAGTCATTTCTGAGCCGATCGGCGTCATCCTAGCTATTGAGCCTTGGAACTTCCCCTATTATCAAATTGCTCGTGTGGCCGGCCCTCAGATTGTGGCCGGAAACACCATGCTGGTCAAGCCTGCATCCACCGTGCCCCAGTGTGCCTTAGCCTTTGAGAAGCTAATGATTGATGCTGGGGCACCTGTCGGGGTGTATACGAATCTTCTGTGCTCCGTTTCTCAGATCAACGCCCTGATTGACAACTTTCTCGTACGGGGAGTCACTCTCACCGGCAGTGAGCGAGCCGGTGCTGCAGTAGCAGAACGTGCTGGCCGCAATATGAAAAAGGTCGTGCTGGAACTCGGTGGCTCAGATCCTCTCATCGTTTTGGAAGATGCAAATCTTAAAGAAGCAATTCAAGTGGCCGCTGCTGGCAGAATGATTTGTATGGGTCAAGCTTGCGCCTCCATTAAGCGCTACATCATCATTGGTAAGGAGCGCGGCGCCGAGTTTCAGGAGGGAATTGTGAAAATTTTCTCAGCTATGCAGCCTGGCGACCCAATGGATCGATCAACTACACTGGGGCCATTGTTTGCAGAGAGTGGCGTCCGTGACATTTTGGCCCAGGTCGAGCAGGCTAGGGCTGCAGGTGCTACAGTTGTCCATGGTGGAAAGCGTGTTGACCGTCCAGGTTGCTATATGGAGCCTACTCTTATTACGAACATTTCTCCAGAAAACCCCCTCTATCAACAAGAGACTTTTGGGCCCGTCGCCTCCCTATACGTGGTGGACACGGAAGAGGAAGCTATTGAAATTGCTAACGCGACCACCTTTGGCCTCGGTTCATCAGTCTATTCCTCCAACATTGAGCACGCTAAAGAAGTTGCtgccaagatggaggccgGCATGGTTTTTATCAACTCCGCTCTTaatgctggtgctgatgtgCCATTTGGGGGTGTAAAGAATTCTGGATTTGGTAGGGAGCTTGGCGAGTTGGGAATTGGCGAGTTCCTGAACAAGAAGTTGGTCCGGGTTCACCAAAAGTATCTGTAA